In Pyrus communis chromosome 1, drPyrComm1.1, whole genome shotgun sequence, the following are encoded in one genomic region:
- the LOC137735461 gene encoding uncharacterized protein, translating to LETFRKVQVNIPLLDAIKQVPKYAKFLKDLCNTKRRRANKEVVKVSENVSAVLQRKLPTKCKDPGSFTIPCVIGHNHFEHAMLDLGASINVMPYSIYASMNLGELKQDGVIIQLADRSNAYPKGVLEDVLVQVNHLIFPADFYVLDMEDSDHSTSLPILLGRPFMK from the coding sequence cttgaaacgttccggaaggtgcaagtgaacataccgcttctcgatgcaatcaaacaggttccaaagtatgctaaattcctcaaggacctatgcaatacaaagagaagaagggcaaacaaagaggtagtgaaggtaagcgagaatgtgtccgctgttttgcaacgtaaactgcctaccaagtgcaaagaccccggtagtttcacgattccttgtgtgattggacataatcattttgaacatgccatgcttgatttaggtgcatccataaatgtcatgccttattctatttatgcatctatgaatttgggtgaattaaaacaagatggtgtaattatacaattggccgatcgttctaacgcgtatccaaaaggagttttggaagatgtgcttgtgcaggtgaaccatttaatttttccggctgatttctacgtcctagacatggaggattcagaccattctacatctttgccgattctccttggtaggccattcatgaag